From the Planctomycetia bacterium genome, the window CTGCCTGACGAACCGGGAGCGGCAGGTGCTCGGGCCGCAGCGTCCCGCCGCGGGCGACGACGGCGGCGTACTCGACGGCATGCTTCAGTTCGCGGACGTTGCCCGGCCAGCGCCGGCGGCGGATCGCAGCGAGAAACTCCGGGGCGATGGCGACGCTCCCCATTGGCCGCTGCCGGCCCATCGTCCGGGCGAGGAAGTGCATCACGAGCGGCTCGATGTCCTCGGCGCGATCGGCGAGGGCGGGCATCTCGACGGGAAACACCCGCAGCCTGTGATACAGGTCCTCGCGGAAGCGGCCAGCGGCGCTGGCCTTGGCGAGGTCGCGATTGGTGGCCGCGATCACGCGCACGTCCACCGGCCGGGACTCGGCCGAGCCGACCCGGGTCACCGTGCGGGATTCCAGGGCGCGAAGCAGCTTGACCTGGAGTTCGAGGGGCGCCTCGCCGACCTCGTCGAGGAAGATCGTTCCGCCGTCGGCCATCTCGAACAGCCCGGGCCGGTCGCCGGCGGCGCCGGTGAAGGCACCGCGGACGTGACCGAAGAGCTCGCTCTCGGCGACGCCCGCCGCGAGGGCGGCGAGACTCGTGGCGATGAACGGCCGGTCGCGGCGGACGCCGTGGGCATGGATCGCCCGGGCGGCGAGTTCCTTTCCCGTCCCCGTCTCGCCGCTGATCAGCACCGACAGGTCGGTGGCGGCGACGAGGGCGATCTGCTTGAACACCTCCTGCATCGGCGGTGCCGAGCCGATGAGTTCGACACCCGGCGCGGCCGGGGCTCTGGCGCGGCCCGCGCCGGCCGCCCGGTCGGCGACGGCCCGCGCGACGACGGCGGAAACCCGCTCCAGATCGAACGGCTTGACGAGGTAGTCGCGGGCCCCGGCGTTCACGGCGCGGACGGCCGTGTCGAGGTCGCCGAAGGCGGTCATCACGATGATCGGCGCCTCCGGCACGATCCGGCGCAGGTCCGGAAGCGCGGCGATGCCGTCGCGGCCGGGCAGCCGGACGTCGAGCAGGATGACGTCGGGCTGGAACGTGCCGCAGGTTTCCAGGGCCGCCTCGGCAGTGGCGGCCACGGCGACCTCGTGGCCGTCGTCGGCGAGCAGTTCGCGCAGGCTCCAGCCGATCGCCGGCTCGTCGTCGACGATGAGAATGCGACTCATGACCGCGTGTTTCCCGGGAGGTGGCCGCCACCGGCGGACGCCGCCAGTGTCTGCTCGGGCAGGGAAATCGCAAACCGGGTGCAGCCGTCCGCCCGGCTCCACGACAGCGTGCCGCCGTGGGCCTCGGCCACGGCCTTGGCCACCGCCAGCCCGAGACCGATCCCCTCGGGTTTGCCGGTCACGAACGGCTCCATGAGCGCGGTGCGGACCGCCTCCGGCGGGCCGGGCCCGGTGTCCTCCACCACGAGATCGACGCGCCGGTCGGTGGCCCGCGCCGCGAGCGACACCTTGCCCCCTGCCCCGGCGGCATCGATGGCATTGAGGACGAGGTTGACCAGTGCGGCCCGCAGCGAATCGTGGCGGCCGTGAAGCGTGACGGCCGTGGGCGCGGTGTCGAGGTGGACGCCGGCATGGTCAGAGCGCGGTCCCGTCAGATCGAGAATCTCGGCGAACAGGTCGGCGACCACGATGGCGCTGGGCTGGTCGGCCTCCGCGGCCGGCCGGCCGAGTGCGAGCAGGCCGCGGACCTCCTCGGCGACGATGTCGAGCTGGCGCACGGCGACGCCGAGGCTGTCGTCGGCCGCCGGGGCGGCGCTGCCCGGGCAGCGCCGGCGGTGCAGCTCGATGGCCAGCCGGGCGCCGGTGATGGCGTTGCGCA encodes:
- the ntrC gene encoding sigma-54-dependent Fis family transcriptional regulator, which codes for MSRILIVDDEPAIGWSLRELLADDGHEVAVAATAEAALETCGTFQPDVILLDVRLPGRDGIAALPDLRRIVPEAPIIVMTAFGDLDTAVRAVNAGARDYLVKPFDLERVSAVVARAVADRAAGAGRARAPAAPGVELIGSAPPMQEVFKQIALVAATDLSVLISGETGTGKELAARAIHAHGVRRDRPFIATSLAALAAGVAESELFGHVRGAFTGAAGDRPGLFEMADGGTIFLDEVGEAPLELQVKLLRALESRTVTRVGSAESRPVDVRVIAATNRDLAKASAAGRFREDLYHRLRVFPVEMPALADRAEDIEPLVMHFLARTMGRQRPMGSVAIAPEFLAAIRRRRWPGNVRELKHAVEYAAVVARGGTLRPEHLPLPVRQAEAAGRSSLDAAAAAVGGAVRDWSAAAQAAFGGLPEPDLHRRAIDVLEGTLLREALAHTGGNRTAAAKLLGLDRATLRTKLRQLGIDD